The following are encoded together in the Bacteroidota bacterium genome:
- a CDS encoding pseudouridine synthase, which produces MERGKRGSGKPVSGRRKPGSDTRRPYSIKKEGDYKSKDRTEKPARPYSRGGDEKSDRPYARKEGEHTDRKRFEKPEKTYGRSSDESRERPHRERSDKPEFNKDKPAREVRRKRINRDGTPARDDHRKKRYDEPRPRRDVDSPSRDKRTDDRPERKSYDKPDKPYTRRDDEKSDRPYTRKREEDRPERKSFDKSDRPFKRRDEEKSDRPYTRKREEDRTERKSYDRPDKPFTHRDDDTTERPFTRKSDEERPERKSYDKSDRPFTRKSDEERPERKPYGKPEKSFTRRDDDRSFGHKKEGDKKNFSKSRRPEKPRARGGESRERPYKESLEGVRLNKFIANAGICSRREADAMIESGVVSINDVVITQLGTRVQQGDVVKYGGQTLRGERLRYILLNKPKGYISTTDDPHSRDTVMQLVADACKERIYPVGRLDRNTSGLLLFTNDGELAKKLTHPKHRVEKIYHVELDRGLTAADMKLIAEGIELDDGPVQVDDIAYTGEGGSKKKIGIVIHSGRNRIVRRIFEKLDYNVVKLDRTVFAGLNKKDLPRAAWRHLTEEEVNILRRIR; this is translated from the coding sequence ATGGAACGAGGAAAAAGAGGTAGTGGAAAACCGGTTTCAGGCCGTCGCAAACCGGGCAGTGATACCAGGCGCCCTTACAGCATTAAAAAAGAAGGTGATTATAAAAGCAAGGACAGAACAGAAAAACCCGCCCGGCCATACAGTCGCGGTGGAGACGAAAAATCGGACCGCCCCTATGCACGCAAAGAGGGTGAACATACCGACCGGAAACGCTTTGAAAAACCCGAGAAAACATACGGCAGAAGCAGTGATGAATCGAGAGAGCGTCCGCACCGTGAGCGCAGCGACAAGCCCGAATTCAATAAAGATAAACCGGCACGCGAAGTCCGCAGAAAACGGATAAACCGCGACGGTACGCCCGCCAGAGACGACCACCGCAAGAAACGCTACGACGAACCCCGTCCGCGCAGAGATGTTGACAGTCCTTCACGGGATAAAAGAACCGACGACCGTCCTGAACGTAAATCATACGATAAACCGGATAAACCGTATACCCGTCGTGATGATGAAAAATCGGATCGTCCTTATACTCGTAAAAGGGAAGAAGACCGCCCTGAGCGCAAATCATTCGATAAATCTGACAGGCCGTTTAAGCGTCGTGATGAAGAAAAATCGGACCGCCCTTATACACGAAAAAGAGAAGAAGACCGTACCGAACGCAAATCCTACGACAGACCTGACAAACCGTTTACACACAGGGACGATGACACAACCGAACGCCCGTTCACACGCAAAAGCGATGAGGAGCGTCCGGAACGCAAATCCTACGATAAGTCCGACAGGCCGTTTACACGTAAAAGCGACGAAGAACGTCCGGAACGCAAACCTTATGGTAAACCCGAAAAATCGTTTACACGCAGGGATGACGACCGTTCGTTTGGTCACAAAAAAGAGGGCGACAAGAAAAATTTCAGCAAGAGCCGCAGGCCGGAAAAGCCCAGAGCGCGCGGAGGCGAGAGCCGTGAGCGTCCTTACAAGGAATCTTTGGAAGGCGTGCGTCTGAATAAATTTATTGCCAATGCGGGCATCTGTTCAAGGCGCGAAGCCGATGCCATGATTGAGAGCGGCGTGGTTTCCATCAATGATGTTGTGATTACACAGCTCGGAACACGCGTACAACAGGGCGATGTGGTAAAATATGGCGGGCAGACTTTGCGCGGCGAGCGCCTTCGGTATATTTTGCTCAACAAACCTAAAGGATATATCAGCACTACCGACGACCCGCATTCACGCGATACCGTGATGCAGCTTGTTGCCGACGCCTGCAAAGAGCGCATTTATCCGGTAGGTCGCCTCGACCGCAACACATCGGGTTTGCTGCTGTTCACCAACGACGGTGAGCTGGCGAAGAAACTGACGCATCCGAAACACCGTGTTGAAAAAATATATCACGTAGAGCTCGACCGTGGCCTTACTGCCGCTGATATGAAATTGATAGCCGAAGGCATTGAACTCGACGATGGTCCTGTTCAGGTGGATGATATTGCCTATACAGGCGAAGGCGGAAGCAAGAAAAAAATCGGCATTGTGATCCATTCGGGACGCAACCGCATTGTAAGAAGAATATTTGAAAAACTCGATTACAACGTTGTAAAGCTTGACCGTACGGTGTTTGCAGGCCTGAACAAGAAAGACCTGCCGCGTGCCGCATGGCGCCATCTTACCGAAGAAGAAGTGAATATTTTGAGGCGGATACGGTAA
- a CDS encoding YraN family protein translates to MSEHIELGKNGEEVACGYLREKGFIIIKKNWKLGANEVDIIARHGDYIVFVEVKTRTSAWFGEPEMSVTKQKQKTLIRCANAYMQMNNIDKEARFDILSIVVSSGKTSINHIENGFFPTL, encoded by the coding sequence GTGTCTGAACATATTGAACTCGGAAAGAACGGTGAAGAGGTGGCGTGCGGATATCTGCGCGAAAAGGGGTTCATTATAATCAAGAAGAACTGGAAACTCGGCGCCAATGAAGTTGATATAATTGCGCGTCACGGTGATTATATTGTGTTTGTTGAAGTGAAAACGCGCACTTCGGCATGGTTCGGAGAGCCGGAAATGTCGGTTACCAAACAGAAGCAGAAAACGCTGATACGCTGTGCCAATGCGTATATGCAAATGAATAATATTGATAAGGAAGCCCGTTTTGACATTCTCTCAATCGTTGTTTCCAGCGGAAAAACGAGCATTAACCACATTGAGAACGGATTCTTTCCTACATTATAA
- a CDS encoding YicC/YloC family endoribonuclease yields the protein MIKSMTGYGKASCETGGKKITVEIKSWNSKQFDINLKMPGSYREKEAELRSQLAAVIVRGKVDLYVNIENSSETTPFVINKGVAMQYYRDLLSLKEEINQKTEPDYMSMLIRLPDVVKSGTDEVGEDEWNTLLQAINDATEKFDTFRINEGAILENDFRKRIGLINDYFKQIASYEQVRIGTIRDRITKNLAAFAESNTMDKNRYEQELIYYLERIDFTEEKVRLKKHLDYFLDTLADAEPPGRKLAFVTQEIGREINTLGSKANDADIQKLVVQMKDELEKIKEQSMNVL from the coding sequence ATGATAAAATCGATGACCGGTTACGGTAAAGCAAGTTGCGAAACCGGCGGAAAAAAGATTACAGTTGAGATTAAATCATGGAACAGCAAACAGTTTGATATCAATCTCAAAATGCCCGGTTCGTACCGCGAAAAAGAAGCAGAACTCCGTTCACAGCTTGCAGCGGTCATTGTGCGCGGTAAGGTTGACCTATATGTAAATATCGAGAACAGCTCGGAAACCACTCCTTTTGTTATCAATAAAGGTGTGGCCATGCAATATTACAGAGATTTGCTTTCGCTGAAAGAAGAAATAAATCAGAAGACCGAACCCGATTACATGAGCATGCTGATCCGGCTGCCCGATGTTGTTAAAAGCGGCACCGACGAAGTGGGCGAAGATGAATGGAACACTTTACTTCAGGCGATTAATGATGCCACAGAAAAATTTGATACGTTCCGCATAAATGAAGGTGCCATCCTTGAAAATGATTTCAGAAAACGCATCGGGCTCATCAATGATTATTTCAAACAAATTGCATCATACGAACAGGTACGTATCGGAACCATCCGCGACCGTATCACTAAAAATCTGGCAGCGTTCGCTGAAAGTAATACGATGGATAAGAACCGCTACGAGCAGGAACTGATCTATTATCTGGAGCGCATCGATTTTACGGAAGAAAAAGTGCGTCTGAAAAAACATCTGGATTACTTTCTCGATACCCTTGCCGATGCTGAACCTCCCGGTCGTAAGCTGGCATTTGTAACCCAGGAGATAGGACGTGAAATAAACACACTTGGAAGTAAAGCCAATGATGCCGATATCCAGAAACTGGTGGTGCAGATGAAAGACGAGCTTGAGAAGATAAAGGAACAATCCATGAATGTGTTGTAA
- a CDS encoding DUF4838 domain-containing protein has protein sequence MKRILLLVTLLLTGLFVHASDSLRIVVNGKSHYRIQVAGNASKRTHDAAVVLQNHIQKISGATLELADESYKSFYLIVFEEGYSSDHTFDIGQTGEEGFRIHSNGNTLYFSAKTSHGIQNAVYDFLEKQLGCRYYAADAIFIPTSPDIILGPVDEIEKPAFDFRAVYYGEAFMKPYLDWHKLNNEPHRRGETDFAISSEWGLWGHTMLRLVPPDKYYKKHPEYYALRGKTRVKDQLCLSDPDVLRITVEALRKRMEKNPEAKFWSVGQMDNQNYCKCSKCRASDSIEGSHAGSIIRFVNQVAENFPDKIISTLAYQHSSKPSQITLPAGNVNIMLCAIDADRGKPIQSDSASAGFFSDLRQWTALTKNIIVWDYVVNFSHLTSPFPNMNVLKPNLETFKKLGVQMMFEQGWQGFGGEFEELRCYMLAKLLWNPALDADSLMNAFCIGYYGKAGPYVCRYIHSTENKLHDSGRKLGIYDSPALHKYGYLSPAAIKEYFSIFNDAMKEVAGDTIFENRVNEAMQPLRYASLEVSKSLVNSPDWLFEKYPDGTLFVKKVSVEMLSEFYRLTQKHGPELLSETRTTPAQYYAEMSSYFRNGTVSHLAVGKKITFNTPYSEDFAANGKGSLTDGVRGTSDIECLWQGWRGKDVTATIDLDSIKMIQQVGISCLDDNLSKVLFPTKFRVSFSSDGRHFCGSKKLRNKNAGAEIDVQSKIFTLNFKRIRKARFVRVEVKNYGKLPAWRGSSGRAWTFLDEIIVQATGR, from the coding sequence ATGAAGCGAATTTTATTGTTGGTCACACTGCTGTTGACGGGGCTTTTTGTTCATGCCTCCGATTCACTGCGTATTGTGGTAAACGGCAAAAGCCATTACCGTATTCAGGTCGCAGGCAACGCCTCCAAACGCACACATGATGCAGCCGTTGTGTTACAAAACCATATCCAAAAAATTTCAGGCGCCACTCTTGAACTGGCAGATGAATCCTACAAATCATTTTACCTTATTGTATTTGAAGAGGGATACAGTTCCGACCATACCTTTGATATCGGGCAAACCGGTGAAGAAGGGTTTCGTATCCACAGCAACGGAAACACACTCTATTTTTCGGCAAAGACATCTCACGGAATTCAAAATGCCGTATATGATTTTCTTGAAAAGCAGCTTGGCTGCAGATACTATGCTGCCGATGCAATTTTTATTCCCACTTCGCCCGATATTATTCTCGGACCTGTCGATGAAATTGAAAAACCGGCTTTTGATTTTCGCGCCGTTTACTACGGTGAGGCCTTTATGAAACCTTACCTAGACTGGCATAAGCTGAATAACGAACCCCACAGACGGGGCGAAACTGATTTTGCCATTTCTTCTGAATGGGGCTTGTGGGGACATACCATGCTGCGCCTTGTTCCGCCTGACAAGTATTATAAAAAACATCCCGAATATTACGCTTTGCGCGGAAAAACGCGTGTGAAAGACCAGTTGTGCCTTTCGGATCCGGATGTGCTGCGCATCACGGTTGAGGCGCTTCGCAAAAGAATGGAGAAGAACCCGGAGGCCAAATTCTGGTCGGTAGGCCAGATGGATAATCAGAATTATTGTAAGTGTTCAAAGTGCCGTGCATCTGATTCCATAGAAGGTTCACATGCCGGGAGCATCATCCGTTTCGTGAATCAGGTGGCTGAAAATTTCCCTGACAAGATAATTTCCACACTCGCATACCAGCACAGCAGCAAGCCATCTCAGATTACTTTGCCGGCCGGGAACGTGAACATTATGCTGTGCGCCATTGATGCAGACCGCGGAAAGCCAATTCAATCCGACTCGGCTTCTGCCGGCTTTTTCAGTGATCTCCGCCAGTGGACAGCACTCACAAAAAATATTATAGTTTGGGATTATGTGGTCAACTTTTCGCACCTGACTTCTCCATTCCCAAATATGAATGTACTTAAACCAAATCTTGAAACATTCAAAAAACTTGGTGTGCAAATGATGTTCGAGCAGGGCTGGCAAGGATTTGGCGGAGAGTTTGAAGAATTGCGCTGTTATATGCTTGCAAAATTATTATGGAATCCAGCGCTTGACGCTGATTCCCTGATGAATGCTTTTTGCATTGGATACTATGGTAAAGCCGGACCGTATGTGTGCCGGTATATTCACAGCACCGAGAATAAATTGCATGATTCGGGCAGAAAACTGGGTATCTATGATTCGCCTGCACTGCACAAATATGGCTATCTTTCACCTGCAGCAATAAAAGAATATTTTAGTATTTTTAATGATGCCATGAAAGAAGTGGCAGGCGACACTATTTTTGAAAATCGTGTGAATGAAGCCATGCAGCCTTTGCGTTATGCATCGCTGGAAGTATCAAAATCATTGGTTAACAGCCCCGACTGGTTGTTTGAAAAATATCCTGACGGAACACTTTTTGTTAAAAAAGTGTCGGTAGAAATGCTTTCTGAATTCTATCGCCTCACACAAAAACACGGACCGGAATTACTGAGTGAAACCCGCACAACGCCTGCGCAATACTATGCAGAAATGAGTTCATATTTCCGTAACGGAACCGTTTCTCATTTAGCTGTCGGAAAAAAAATAACCTTCAATACACCCTATTCGGAAGATTTCGCGGCAAACGGAAAAGGCAGCCTCACCGACGGAGTGCGCGGCACCAGCGATATTGAGTGCCTGTGGCAGGGATGGCGCGGTAAAGATGTAACGGCAACCATAGACCTTGACAGTATAAAAATGATACAGCAAGTTGGTATTTCCTGCCTTGATGATAACCTGAGCAAAGTACTGTTTCCGACCAAATTTCGCGTTAGTTTTTCCTCTGATGGCAGGCATTTCTGCGGTTCTAAAAAATTGCGCAATAAAAATGCCGGAGCAGAAATTGATGTGCAATCGAAAATATTCACGCTCAATTTTAAGCGCATTCGTAAAGCCCGTTTCGTCAGAGTCGAAGTAAAAAATTACGGAAAGCTGCCCGCTTGGCGTGGTTCATCGGGTCGCGCATGGACATTCCTTGACGAAATTATTGTTCAGGCCACGGGCAGATAA
- the feoB gene encoding ferrous iron transport protein B: MTDLSHDNRRDAFLKKLDALLTHKVFGIVIFIGVIWIIFEATFGLGYFPMIWLEKLIFLLEHLLNNMLPDNWVRSLVVMGILKGVGGVLIFLPNIVILFLLISLMEESGYMARVTKVMDKVMKPLGLNGRSFISMVMGLGCNVPAIMAAQKIENKHSRLITTLINPLMPCSSRFTVYVLLISAFFPSHSGTMLFLVYMTSVGIAAILALFLKRFIFKKTSDYYQPPIMPLRLPSLRRSFISIWVYSKMFLKKIAGAILIASIVIWFLGYFPRGTDGRTNIEKSYLGMLGKSIEPVIAPLGFDWKMGISIISGVAAKETVVGTLSELYQQEHQPGNDKNNLIKTLKTQKYTDGDKAGQNIFTPLVALSFMFFISIYTPCIATITTIKKVTRSNKWTLFVIAYTTILAWFISFGIFQIGSLIAG; encoded by the coding sequence ATGACAGATTTAAGCCACGATAATCGCCGGGATGCATTCCTGAAAAAGCTGGATGCTTTGCTTACTCACAAAGTTTTCGGCATTGTAATATTTATTGGGGTCATCTGGATAATTTTCGAAGCCACCTTTGGCCTGGGTTATTTCCCCATGATATGGCTGGAGAAACTTATTTTTCTGCTTGAGCATTTACTCAATAATATGTTGCCTGACAACTGGGTCAGAAGCCTTGTGGTGATGGGCATTTTGAAAGGCGTTGGCGGTGTTCTGATATTCCTGCCCAACATCGTTATACTGTTCCTGTTGATTTCACTGATGGAGGAATCGGGCTATATGGCGCGCGTTACCAAAGTAATGGATAAGGTAATGAAGCCATTGGGGCTTAACGGACGTTCGTTCATATCTATGGTAATGGGACTGGGATGCAATGTTCCGGCGATAATGGCCGCACAAAAAATCGAGAACAAACATTCGAGGCTTATAACCACATTGATTAACCCGCTGATGCCCTGCAGTTCGCGGTTTACGGTATATGTACTTCTTATTTCGGCCTTTTTCCCGAGCCATTCAGGGACTATGCTTTTTCTTGTATACATGACTTCTGTGGGTATTGCCGCAATACTGGCACTCTTTCTTAAGAGATTTATTTTCAAAAAAACATCCGATTATTATCAGCCGCCCATCATGCCTCTGCGACTGCCTTCACTTCGTCGTTCTTTTATCAGCATTTGGGTGTACTCAAAAATGTTTCTTAAAAAGATTGCCGGAGCCATCCTTATTGCATCGATAGTAATCTGGTTTCTGGGCTATTTTCCGCGCGGAACTGACGGTCGGACCAATATTGAAAAATCATATCTCGGAATGCTTGGAAAATCTATTGAGCCGGTAATTGCGCCTTTGGGATTTGATTGGAAAATGGGCATCAGCATCATTTCCGGCGTTGCAGCAAAAGAAACGGTGGTAGGCACATTGAGCGAATTATATCAGCAGGAACATCAGCCGGGCAATGATAAAAATAATCTTATCAAAACATTGAAAACACAGAAATATACGGATGGTGATAAGGCCGGACAAAATATTTTTACACCTCTGGTTGCCCTTTCGTTTATGTTTTTCATTTCCATTTATACGCCCTGCATTGCCACCATCACAACCATAAAAAAGGTAACGCGCAGCAATAAATGGACCTTGTTTGTAATTGCCTATACGACTATTCTGGCATGGTTTATTTCTTTTGGAATCTTCCAGATAGGCTCCCTGATTGCGGGATAA
- a CDS encoding DUF4296 domain-containing protein codes for MKIRLSILLLAFMLLASCGHKEVVIAPANILTQEQMASVLVDFHLAEAAIIEVQRNKRDVNYYTGHYYTSVLKKHNITRKKFSDSVHFYSRHIDELKFIYEEVLTQLSTKQSELLSVKSL; via the coding sequence ATGAAAATCCGGCTTTCCATATTATTACTTGCATTTATGCTGCTTGCTTCCTGTGGGCACAAAGAAGTTGTTATTGCCCCTGCCAATATTCTGACTCAGGAACAAATGGCATCGGTGCTGGTTGATTTTCATCTTGCAGAAGCCGCGATAATTGAAGTGCAACGGAACAAAAGGGATGTAAATTATTATACCGGGCATTATTACACTTCCGTGCTGAAGAAGCATAACATCACCCGCAAAAAGTTCAGTGATTCTGTACATTTCTACAGCCGCCACATCGATGAGCTGAAATTTATCTATGAGGAAGTCCTCACGCAACTCAGCACCAAGCAAAGCGAATTGCTTTCTGTAAAATCACTTTGA
- a CDS encoding urocanate hydratase has product MELNDFQKAILQGIPDVLPQPADYNPIVNHAPKRKDILTASEKKLALRNALRYFDPKHHSALAPEFLDELKKFGRIYMYRFKPAYKIFARHINEYPHRSKQAAAIMVMLSNNLDERVAQHPDELITYGGNGAVFQNWAQYLLTMKYLATMTDEQTLALYSGHPMGLFPSHKDAPRVVVTNGMVIPNYSKPDDWERFNALGVSQYGQMTAGSFMYIGPQGIVHGTTITLMNAGRKTGNASLAGKLFVSSGLGGMSGAQPKAAVIAGAIGVIAEINPKATKTRHSQEWVDEVFDNLDELIARIEKAKINKEAVSLAYQGNIVDLWECFAERGMQVDLGSDQTSLHNPWAGGYYPAGVAFEDAKIMMAEQPELFREKVRESLKRQVKAINTLCGKGMYFFDYGNAFLLEASRAGADIMGNDGLFRYPSYVQDIMGPMCFDYGFGPFRWVCTSGNPADLERTDKIACDVLENIALSSPDRIQQQMKDNIKWIREAQKNKLVVGSQARILYADCTGRTLIAEAFNKAIKDGKISAPIVLGRDHHDVSGTDSPYRETSNIYDGSQFTADMAIQNVIGDSFRGATWVSIHNGGGVGWGEVINGGFGMVLDGSDDADRRLKNMLFWDVNNGIARRSWARNEPAMFSILRAMEHEPRLTVTIPNIADDDLINEMIK; this is encoded by the coding sequence ATGGAATTGAACGATTTTCAAAAAGCAATATTGCAGGGCATTCCCGATGTATTACCGCAGCCGGCAGACTACAATCCTATCGTGAATCACGCACCCAAGCGGAAGGATATTCTGACCGCTTCCGAAAAGAAACTTGCCTTACGCAATGCACTCCGTTACTTCGACCCCAAACATCATAGCGCGCTTGCACCCGAATTTCTGGATGAGCTGAAAAAGTTTGGCCGTATATATATGTACCGGTTTAAACCGGCATACAAAATATTCGCCCGTCATATCAACGAATATCCGCATCGGTCAAAGCAGGCAGCTGCTATCATGGTAATGCTGAGTAATAATCTGGATGAACGTGTGGCACAGCATCCTGACGAACTTATTACCTACGGCGGCAACGGCGCGGTTTTCCAGAACTGGGCGCAGTATCTGCTTACCATGAAATATCTTGCCACTATGACTGATGAGCAAACGCTGGCATTGTATTCGGGCCATCCTATGGGGCTGTTCCCGTCACATAAAGATGCGCCACGCGTGGTGGTCACCAATGGCATGGTTATTCCCAATTACAGCAAACCCGACGACTGGGAACGCTTCAATGCACTCGGTGTTTCACAGTACGGACAAATGACCGCCGGCTCTTTCATGTACATCGGTCCTCAGGGAATTGTTCATGGAACAACGATTACGCTGATGAATGCCGGACGTAAAACCGGAAATGCAAGCCTTGCCGGAAAACTTTTTGTATCGTCGGGCCTTGGAGGCATGTCGGGAGCACAGCCGAAGGCAGCCGTCATTGCAGGTGCAATCGGTGTTATTGCGGAAATAAATCCGAAAGCTACCAAAACACGGCATTCACAGGAATGGGTGGATGAAGTATTTGACAACCTTGATGAACTTATTGCGCGCATCGAAAAAGCAAAAATCAATAAAGAAGCCGTTTCACTGGCATATCAGGGAAATATCGTTGACCTGTGGGAATGCTTTGCAGAACGCGGCATGCAGGTTGATCTGGGCTCCGACCAGACCTCGCTTCATAATCCGTGGGCTGGCGGGTATTATCCGGCAGGCGTGGCTTTCGAAGATGCGAAAATTATGATGGCAGAACAACCGGAGCTGTTCCGCGAAAAGGTTCGCGAATCACTGAAGCGTCAGGTAAAAGCGATAAATACTTTATGCGGAAAAGGAATGTATTTCTTTGATTACGGCAACGCGTTTTTGCTTGAAGCAAGTCGCGCAGGTGCAGATATCATGGGCAACGATGGGCTGTTTCGCTATCCGTCGTATGTGCAGGATATTATGGGACCCATGTGCTTCGACTACGGCTTCGGACCTTTTCGCTGGGTATGTACATCCGGTAATCCCGCAGACCTTGAACGTACCGATAAAATTGCATGCGACGTTCTTGAAAATATAGCGCTCTCATCGCCTGACCGCATACAGCAGCAGATGAAAGACAACATCAAATGGATTCGCGAAGCCCAAAAAAATAAATTAGTTGTGGGCAGTCAGGCACGCATATTATATGCTGACTGCACCGGCCGAACCTTAATTGCAGAAGCATTCAACAAGGCTATCAAAGATGGAAAAATATCGGCACCTATCGTTCTCGGGCGCGACCATCACGATGTGTCGGGCACTGATTCGCCTTACCGCGAAACATCCAATATTTACGACGGATCCCAATTTACGGCCGATATGGCCATTCAGAATGTAATCGGCGATTCATTCAGAGGCGCTACCTGGGTTTCTATTCATAATGGCGGAGGTGTTGGCTGGGGCGAAGTAATCAACGGCGGATTCGGCATGGTGCTCGATGGCTCGGATGATGCAGACAGAAGGTTGAAGAACATGCTTTTCTGGGATGTCAATAATGGTATTGCACGCCGTAGCTGGGCGCGCAATGAGCCGGCAATGTTCAGTATACTGAGAGCGATGGAACATGAACCACGGCTTACAGTTACTATTCCCAATATTGCCGATGATGACCTGATTAACGAAATGATAAAATAA